A window of the Lactuca sativa cultivar Salinas chromosome 7, Lsat_Salinas_v11, whole genome shotgun sequence genome harbors these coding sequences:
- the LOC111903642 gene encoding callose synthase 5-like, translating into MTNYLMFQMVMLTVYAFLYGRLYLCLSGLEKAIMKSAKMQGDKALKATMASQSVVQLGLLMALPMIMEIGLERGFRTALGDLIIMNLQLSAVFFTFSLGTKLHYFGRTILHGGAKYRAT; encoded by the coding sequence atgacaaattatCTTATGTTTCAGATGGTGATGCTTACTGTGTATGCGTTCTTATATGGGAGATTATATCTCTGTTTAAGTGGATTAGAAAAAGCGATTATGAAATCAGCAAAGATGCAAGGAGATAAAGCTTTGAAAGCAACCATGGCTTCTCAATCTGTAGTTCAACTTGGTCTTTTAATGGCGTTACCGATGATTATGGAGATCGGACTCGAAAGAGGCTTCAGAACTGCACTCGGTGACCTAATAATCATGAACCTCCAGCTCTCCGCTGTCTTCTTCACCTTCTCTCTTGGCACCAAACTTCACTATTTCGGTCGCACAATTCTCCACGGCGGCGCCAAATACAGAGCCACCTAA